The Syntrophorhabdaceae bacterium genome includes a region encoding these proteins:
- a CDS encoding LysR family transcriptional regulator, which yields MNLNHLRVFYESAKELNFSRAAERLSISQPAVSIQIKQLEEMLQIKLFIKIGNKVFLSGAGKLLLEYAQKIFELENEAEKAINEIKEVKKGTLHIGTTKTYARYLMPNYISRFHALYPGVSIHLNEGSSLEMIQSLFNMQNELAIVANTEYPKSLCSIAFGKEEVLLVASPDHILAKKDSITMKELTRFPLVMREEGSAARKAAMDMFKKMRLTPAILYEASNLEFIKELLERGEGASFIVRSAVEKELSQGLLKEITISDVSITMNTNIAYLNEDSLSKIARAFIDALLIWHSE from the coding sequence ATGAATCTTAACCACCTGAGGGTTTTTTACGAATCTGCCAAAGAACTGAATTTCTCAAGGGCAGCGGAACGTCTCTCCATATCGCAACCTGCTGTCTCTATCCAGATAAAGCAACTGGAAGAGATGCTGCAAATAAAACTCTTTATTAAAATTGGCAATAAGGTCTTTCTCTCCGGGGCAGGAAAATTACTCCTCGAATATGCACAAAAGATATTTGAGCTCGAAAACGAGGCAGAGAAGGCGATCAATGAGATAAAAGAAGTAAAAAAAGGCACACTCCATATCGGAACAACAAAAACCTACGCGCGTTATCTCATGCCAAACTACATATCGCGTTTTCATGCACTTTATCCTGGGGTAAGTATTCATTTAAACGAGGGGAGTTCCTTGGAAATGATTCAAAGTCTGTTCAATATGCAAAACGAACTGGCTATTGTGGCAAACACTGAATATCCGAAATCTCTTTGCAGCATCGCCTTTGGAAAGGAAGAAGTCCTCTTGGTGGCCTCTCCTGACCATATCCTTGCAAAAAAAGATTCGATTACCATGAAAGAACTCACGCGTTTTCCTCTGGTAATGAGAGAGGAAGGCTCAGCTGCCCGCAAAGCAGCAATGGATATGTTCAAAAAGATGCGCCTTACACCTGCCATACTGTATGAGGCAAGCAACCTCGAATTCATAAAGGAACTTTTAGAGAGGGGTGAAGGAGCCTCTTTCATTGTAAGGTCTGCCGTGGAAAAAGAACTCTCACAGGGGCTATTGAAAGAGATCACAATCTCTGACGTTTCTATCACCATGAATACAAATATCGCGTATCTCAATGAAGACAGCCTGTCAAAGATTGCTCGTGCCTTCATCGATGCCTTGCTCATATGGCATAGTGAATAA